The Triticum dicoccoides isolate Atlit2015 ecotype Zavitan chromosome 6A, WEW_v2.0, whole genome shotgun sequence genome has a window encoding:
- the LOC119317328 gene encoding purine-uracil permease NCS1-like, with protein MAVSMAMSRALAVRQPNHFRHRLVSTSSQQASPPRPPLLPPRGPSLTLAARPRMLPARPRLSGSESDLSPTPLSERTMTAWDLASLWIGLVVGVPSYYLAGSLVDLGMSALQGVATVAFANLVVLVCLVLTAAPAVTHGLPFPVLARATFGVRGAHVPAVIRALVGCGWFGIESWIGGRAVFLLLPSALKTYQPLLTPVPGLGAAPLEFACFLAFWAAQLGVIMNGMEGIRKLERYSAPVLIVLTSALLTWAYVSAGGFGRILSLPPRLTGAEFWKVFFPALTANIGFWATVAINIPDFARYARSQADQVLGQAGLPVFMGMFTFAGLAVTSSTEAIFGHIISDPIELLGRIGGPATTVLAIFGISLATITTNIAANVVAPANAFVSMSPRRFTFSQGALITALLGIACQPWRLLSSSESFVYTWLLGYSALMGPIGGVILADHYIVRRTALDVDALYSEERESPYYFQGGFNVAAMVAMAAGVAPIVPGFLHKVGVLPSVSGALVAAYNNAWFVSFFVAGTVYCLLCRRRGGEVKYQSS; from the coding sequence ATGGCCGTGTCCATGGCGATGTCCAGAGCTCTCGCCGTGCGCCAGCCGAACCATTTTCGCCACCGCCTCGTGTCGACGAGCTCCCAGCAGGCGTCACCGCCGCGGCCGCCTCTTCTACCGCCTCGCGGACCAAGCCTCACGCTCGCCGCCCGCCCGCGGATGCTGCCGGCGAGACCCAGGCTCTCGGGAAGCGAATCGGACCTGTCCCCGACGCCGCTCTCGGAGCGCACCATGACGGCCTGGGACCTGGCCAGCCTCTGGATCGGCCTCGTGGTCGGCGTGCCGTCCTACTACCTCGCCGGCAGCCTCGTCGACCTCGGCATGTCCGCGCTCCAGGGCGTCGCCACGGTCGCCTTCGCCAACCTCGTCGTCCTCGTCTGCCTCGTCCTCACGGCCGCGCCGGCGGTCACGCACGGGCTGCCGTTCCCGGTGCTCGCGCGCGCCACGTTCGGCGTGCGCGGGGCGCACGTCCCGGCCGTCATCCGCGCCCTCGTCGGCTGCGGCTGGTTCGGCATCGAGTCCTGGATCGGGGGCCGCGCCGTGTTCCTTCTCCTGCCGTCAGCTCTCAAGACGTACCAGCCGCTGCTCACGCCGGTGCCCGGCCTCGGCGCGGCGCCGCTCGAGTTCGCGTGCTTCCTGGCCTTCTGGGCCGCGCAGCTCGGCGTCATCATGAACGGCATGGAGGGCATCCGGAAGCTCGAGAGGTACTCGGCGCCGGTGCTCATCGTGCTCACCTCCGCGCTGCTCACTTGGGCATACGTGTCCGCCGGCGGCTTCGGGCGCATCCTCTCGCTGCCTCCCAGACTGACAGGGGCCGAGTTCTGGAAGGTGTTCTTCCCGGCGCTCACGGCGAACATCGGCTTCTGGGCCACGGTGGCCATCAACATACCGGACTTCGCGCGGTACGCGCGCAGCCAAGCGGACCAGGTGCTCGGCCAGGCCGGGCTGCCGGTGTTCATGGGCATGTTCACCTTCGCGGGGCTCGCCGTGACCTCCTCCACGGAGGCCATATTCGGCCACATCATCTCCGACCCAATCGAGCTCCTCGGGCGCATCGGCGGGCCAGCGACGACGGTCCTCGCCATCTTCGGCATCAGCCTCGCGACCATCACGACCAACATCGCCGCCAACGTGGTGGCGCCGGCGAACGCGTTCGTCAGCATGAGCCCCCGGAGGTTCACGTTCTCGCAGGGGGCGCTCATCACCGCGTTGCTCGGCATCGCCTGCCAGCCGTGGCGGCTGCTCAGCTCCAGCGAGAGCTTCGTCTACACCTGGCTGCTCGGCTACTCGGCGCTCATGGGCCCCATCGGAGGGGTCATCCTCGCCGACCACTACATTGTGAGGCGCACCGCCTTGGACGTCGACGCGCTCTACTCGGAGGAGAGGGAGAGCCCCTACTACTTCCAGGGTGGTTTCAACGTTGCCGCCATGGTGGCGATGGCGGCCGGAGTTGCCCCGATCGTGCCGGGGTTTCTTCACAAGGTTGGCGTTCTGCCGAGTGTCTCCGGTGCACTCGTAGCAGCCTACAACAATGCCTGGTTCGTGAGCTTTTTCGTCGCCGGCACCGTCTACTGCCTGCTCTGTCGCCGGAGAGGCGGTGAAGTGAAATACCAAAGCAGTTGA